In Pararhodobacter sp., the sequence GCCCACCCAGCGCCATTAAAATACAACCAATCCAGATCCAATCAACGAATGGTTTGTAGTAAACACGCACGCTCCAGGCACCGTCGGCGAGTGGCTCACCCAGCGCGATATACAAGTGACGCAGCCCATTGGCATCAATGGCCGCTTCGGTCATGGGCATTTCCGAGGAGATGTAGCTGCGTTTTTCGGGATGAAGCAGACGCAAAGTCCGACCATCGCGTGACAGCTCGATGTCACCGACTTCTGCGACATAATTAGGCCCCTGGGCCTTATTGACGCCTAGAAACTTCAACTCATAGCCTCCTGTACTTACCGTGCTACCAGGCGTCATACGCACATCTTGTTCGGTCTCATAGCCCATGACGAGCGTCACTCCCGCTACGAACACAGCAATACCTAAATGAGCCAGATGCATGCCTAGCCAACTACGCGGTTGGGCACGCAGCCCAGTGCGCGTTGCCCGCATACGGTCAACGATGCCCTTAACCACCGCAGTGGCAATCCACGTGGCCAGTGCCAGACCTAACGCCACCAGCGCCGACCAGCGCCCTAACATGAACGGTGCGCCAACACCGATCACAAGCGCCACCGCAGCTGGGACATGCAGGTGTTTTATCAGAGCGCTTATCTTGGCCGACTTCCAGTTAGCCACCGGGCCTACCGCCATGAGAAGCAGGGCGGGCACCATTAGCGGTATGAAAACGGCATTAAAGTATGGCGGCCCCACGGAAAGCTTGCCTAACCCGAGTGCATCAATGAAAAGCGGATACAAGGTTCCGAGAATGACGGCCCCTGCTGCTACGGCCAACAATACGTTGTTCACCAGCAAGAGAGATTCACGCGATATCAGTTCAAACCGCCCGCCCATGCCCACCTTGGGCGCACGCAGCGCAAATAAAACCAAGGACGAGCCCACCACCACGGCAAATAGCATCAAAATGAACACGCCACGGCGCGGGTCGGTGGCAAAGGCGTGTACCGATGTCAGCACGCCGGAGCGCACCAGAAAGGCTCCAAGTAAGGACAGTGAGAATGTGCTGATAGCAAGCAGTACCGTCCAGTTCTTGAAGCTGGCGCGTTTTTCGGTGACTGCTAGGGAATGAATCAAAGCTGTACCGACCAGCCATGGAATAAAAGAAGAGTTCTCTACCGGATCCCAGAACCACCAACCGCCCCAACCCAACTCGTAATAGGCCCACCAACTTCCCAGGGCAATACCCAAGGTCAGGAACAACCACGCTGCCGTTGCCCAGGGCCTAGACCAACGGGCCCAGGTCGAGTCGAGCTGCCCGGCCAGCAACGCGGCGATGGCAAATGCAAAGGCTACTGAAAATCCGACATACCCCATGTACAACAAGGGTGGATGGAATATCAACCCTATGTCTTGCAGCAGAGGATTCAAATCCATCCCCTCTATGGGCGCAGGAACCAGGCGCTCGAACGGGTTGGAGGTGAGCAGCACAAAGAGCAGGAATCCAGCAGTGACCAGGCCCAACACCCCCAATACGCGTGCCACCATGACATCAGGCAGTTGCTTTGAGAACACACTTACTGCATACGCCCAGCCTGTTTGCATCAGTAGCCACAGTAAGAGCGATCCTTCGTGACCACCCCAAACGGCGGCGATACGGTAAAGCAAGGGCAGTTGCGAGTTGGAGTTCTGGGCGACGTAAGTCACCGAAAAATCCTTAACAATGAAGGACCAACCAAGCGTCGCGAAGCTAAAAATAATTAAAAGAAACTGCGCGCGCGCGGCGGGTCGAGCAAAGGCGATCCAGACAGCATTGCCACGCGCCGCGCCGGCGAGGGCTAAACAGCCCTGCGCAAGCGCTACGAATAGTGTCAGGATGAGTGAAAAATGACCGAGTTCAGCAATCATGAGCGTTATGGCCTCACAGTAATCATGTTCTTGGCGGCCTCATCCAGCGCATGCTGCGCTTCAGGGGGCATATAGTTCTCATCGTGTTTGGCAAGCACCTCTTCCGCCCGGAACAACCCATCGGCCCCGAGCTTGCCTTGAGCCACCACCCCTTTGCCTTCACTAAACAGGTCGGGCAATATTCCCGTATAACTGACCGGTATCATTTTGGCGGTATCGGTGACAACGAACTTCACCGTTAGCCCATCACTTTGGCGCTGCACACTGCCGGTTTGCACCATGCCGCCGACGCGAAACGTCCGCTCCTGGGGGGCTTCACCAGCACTCACCTGCGTAGGCGTGAAGAAAAATACGAGGTTGCTCTGAAAAGCATTGAGAACTAACGCTGTGGCGATGCCGAAAGCCGCCACGCCACCAGCAATGAGGGCGATACGTTTATGGCGATTTTTCATCGAGATTCCTCCTTTCTCAGGATTAACTGGCGCTTTACTTGCGATAAAGCCGCTAGTCGGCGCTGACGCAACAGGAGCCATTCGGCGCACAGAACGACAATGGCGACTCCGAATGAACCCCATACGTACTGTCCATAACCGCCCATGGCAAAAAATTCAGCAGGATTCGTCCAATTCATTGCTTTACCTCCTTCAATTCGTCCAACCATCCAGCATGGTGTTCGCGTTCCAAAATGATGCAGCGCACGCGCATCAGCACGATCGCCACCGTATACATCCATGACGCCAAGGCCATAATCAGCATGCCGACCAGCATGACCATTGCCATCGAGGGCGCTTGCGTCAGCGAAACAGATGCACCTTGATGCAGGGTGTTCCACCACTGCACCGAGAAATAAATAATGGGGATATTCACCACGCCGACGAGAGCAAGGACAGCACCGGCCTTATCCGCGCGCCGTGGCTCATCAACCGCTGACTGAAGCGCCATAAAACCGATGTACAAAAAGAGAAGAATCAGCTCGGAGGTCAGGCGCGCATCCCAGACCCACCAGGTCCCCCACATGGGCTTGCCCCACAAGGCGCCCGTCCAAAGCGAAAGGAACGTGAACATGGCGCCGGTAGGGGCCAAGGCCGAGGCCATCATGGCAGCCAAACGATTGTTAAATGCCAGCCCTATCGCAGCCCAGAAAGCCATGACCAAATAAATGAACATCGACATCCAGGAGACCGGCACGTGCAGGAAGATGATGCGATAGCCCTCGCCTTGCTGTGCGTCGGTGGGCGCCATGAAGAAACCCACGTACATCCCTATGATTGTCAGGATCGCCGCGGCGGCCGCAAACCATGGAATCAGCTTGCCAGCAAGCGGATAAAACATTTTGGGTGATGAATACTTAAACCAATTAATCATTCATTTACTCATTATTCCAACGCAATCCGTAATGCCACGGTTGTGGCCCATGGTGCAAAAAAAGCAGTTAAAACCAGCACGGCGCCCAGCAATGACAGATGCGCCGTAGCCCCCAGACCGACAGCGGCAGCGTCTACGGAACCCGCGCCAAAGATCAGGACCGGCACATAAAGCGGAAGTACAAGCAAGGCGACCAGGACGCTGCCGCCTCGCAGGCCCAGGGTCAAACTCGCTCCGATCGCGCCAATAAAACCAAGTACAGGGGTACCAATGGCCAGCGACGCAGCCAGCACCAGTAACGAAGGCGTTGGTAAATCGAATTGCAAGGCCAGCAGCGGAGCCAGCAAGGTCAAGGGCAAACCCGTCAATAGCCAATACGCGACCACCTTGCCCAGCACCAGCATCCCTAGCGGAGCGGGAGAAAGGGCCATTTGCTCCAAGGTGCCGTCGGCGTAATCCTGCTCAAACAGCCGGTCAAGCGACAACATAGACGCCAGCAGTGCCACCACCCACAAAATGCCTGGAGCGATCTGTCGCAAGGTGTCGCGCTCTGCTCCTATGCCCAAGGGGAACAGGCTCACCACGATGACAAAGAAAAAAAGCGGCGTCAGCACATCGGACTTGCGTCGCATGGCTAGCCTTAAATCGCGTTGAATCATGCCGCACAGCACACTCAGGCCAAATGCGTCGCTCATGGGCCTACTCGTAGAAGTTGTGTTTTACCGCTTAGTGCAATGTTCTGATGGCTAGTCAAAACAACCATCCCGCCACTGCTGAGATGGCAGTCGATTTCACTGATTAGCCACAGGCTTGCTTGTGCATCCAATGCTGTCAGAGGTTCATCGAGCACCCACAAGGTACGTTTCTGTAGCAGTATCTTGGTCAGATTGGCACGACGTTTTTGTCCTTGTGACAGGGTGCGCACAGGCAGATGCTCCCTCCCCCGCAATCCAGCATGGCCCAAGGCCTGATAGGCAGCTTCCAGGGTGACGGCTTCATCAGCCAGTGCCATACTGAAAGTGAGGTTTTCTATGGCGCTTAGATCGTCCTTCAAACCTATGGGGTGACCGCAATACAGCAGCGCGCGTCGGTAGTCATCGCCTAGCGTCTTGATCGGATTGCCTTGCCAATGAATGGCGCCGCCAGCCGCAGGCGTTAATCCTACCAACATGCGTAAAAGACTGGTTTTGCCGCTGCCGTTTTGGCCGTGCACCAACAGGCATTCGCCAGCCTTAAGCTGAAAGTTCAGATGATGAAATAGGCGGCGCTCACCACGCACGCAGTCCAAATTGATGACTTCAAGCACCGTCGACCCTTGTCCACAAATATGTTAGTAACCAGGTGACATCGGTATTTGGGCCCAGCGTCGATATGCAATGTATCGTCCGTTACATACGAGGCTAAGCGCTACCGTAGTGAATTGCTGGGTTCGCGCCCAAAGTTAATTGAACGCGACGACGCTGAAGACGCAGGTGTAAATCAGGGGGGAAGTCGGATCAGCGGCTCGCCAGCTTAGGCAAGAAAAAGCCACTGGGGCCGCTCGGGCCGTTCAGAGAAGGTTGGTAAGCTCAAAGGCGTTTCTTGAAACCGAAGGATCGAGCTAGAGGATATCGAGGAAGTAGTTTGATTTGAAGATGAAATAATCGAAACCGCTGGCGCGTGACATGTATGCTCGTACTGATCCAGAAGCACCGAGTTCGAACTGGTTTGCTGAGTCTCGTCGCTCGAATATACACGCTGCTCTTGATCGTCGCTATAACAAGCCTCGACGCAAATTTCCCTATCCGGCTGGCAATATTCGCTCACGACGCCCCACGAGGCCTGGAGCGGCAGCATAAGCAGCATAAAAATAAGGAGAAGTTTCTTCATTGCACTAGCGATTGTACTGGGTGCCGGTATCCCTCGCAAATGAGCGTAAAAAACCACCTTCGCCTTGAGGGCAATGATGCCGTTAACAGTCTTCACAACAATAAGTAACGAAGAGAGAACGAAAAGATCCCTGGCATGCGAGCGACTATCCTTGCCCTCCCCTCCCTACCGTGGTGGCGCGCGCCACAACCTCCCCATCAACCTTGCAAGAGCTCAAGGGCTCAAAATCCGATTCGCCGTATGAGTTTTTGCTCTTGACCTTCCGGTAATGGTAAGCAATATGCTTTTTCTTAACCTATTGGAACCAAACGACAAGGAGGTGCAAATTGAACGCACTGACACTGCCAAAGGACGTTTTGACGACTGCGAACAGCCTGTCGATCGAAGGCCTGGTTCGTACATTGTGCGTGGGCCTAGTCGAACTCGCACTCAAAGCTGTTCCCGGTGTTACCGAGGCGACGACGAGTTTGGCAACCAAGTGGGCCGGCGTGCGCTGATTTCACTCACCGCCGGCAGTGGCCGAATCCCCGCATCACACAGAATTTGAGTAAATGCAAAGGAGGCATCAACATGAATATCGGGCGAGTGGCGAAAGACTCCGGCGTTTCGACGAAGATGATCCGATACTATGAACGGATCGGACTGCTCCCTCCCGCGAGCCGCAGGAAGTCGGGTTATCGGAGCTATTCTCTGTCTGATGTGCACGTGCTGCGGTTTATCCGCAGGGGGCGTGATCTTGGCTTTTCGGTAGCAGATCTCAATGAGTTGTTGAGCCTTTGGCGTGACAGCTCACGTCAGAGTGCTGACGTAAAACGAAACGCTGCGGCTCATATGGCTGAATTACACGGGAAAATTAACAGTCTGGAACAAATTGCTAATGCGCTTCAAACGTTGATCGAATGTTGCTCTGACGATAATCGCCCATCTTACCCAGATATGGCCGACCCTGAGCACACCAATTAACGCAAAAAAACAGTCAAGAAACCGGTAAGGCCAAGTGCATTAAACATTAAGATATTCAAACGTTGGCCGACCATGCTGCTCGCTTTGAGTGAGTTTAAATAAGCTTTTATGATGTCTATTTGGATCAGCTGCCCAAAACCATGCCATAGCACTATTAAACGCATGGTCATCACACATGCTTTGATCGGCGGAGTGAGATAGCGTACGCCACTTCTCGCAAATTTTTTTGTCCAAACTTGTTATTTCTGGGCAAAGAATCTGAACTATGCCACTTCTGACCTCTAAAGTGGACCCCGGAATCGAGACAGCGGTTTAAGCTGTAATCCGAGGAGGAAAGCAGCGTGACAGAGGTTAAGAAACGCAAGGTTCACAGCGCAGAATTCAAGGCGAAGGTGGGCATGGAAGCGATCCGCGGGGAGAAGACGCTCAACGAAATAGGACAACAGTACGGTGTGCATCCCGTGGTGGTCAGCCAGTGGAAGAAGGCAATCCAGGAACAGGCAGCCACGCTGTTTGCCAGCAAGCGTGGCCCAAAGCCTGCAGAGCACGCCGACGAGGACCGCTTGTACAGCGAGATCGGGCGCCTGAAGATGGAATTGGATTGGCTCAAAAAAAAGTCCGGACTATGAACGCAGACGTACGGATGAACTGGGTCATGCAGGACACGTCCCGTAAGCGGTGCATCTCCCCCATTATTCCCAGGCGGCGAGATTCATGGCTAAATCTTGGTCATGAGTATTCCACGGCAACAGCGCCTCGATTTCGTCCACTGTTTGGGCCATCGGCAGGTGTTCCAGCACAAAGCGCAGCCACGCATAGGGCTCGCGCCCGTTGGCCTTGGCCGTTTCCAGCAGCGAATACAGTACCGCGCTGGCGTGTGCACCCGCCGGGGTATCCGCAAAAAGCCACGCTTTTCTGCCAATCACAAACGGCCTGATGGCGTTTTCTGCGGGGTTGTTATCGATGGGCAAATCGCCGCACTCGGTATAGCGGATCAGGCGCGGCCAGACCTTGTGCAGATATCCCAACGCTTCGCCCAGCTTGCTCCTGGGCGTGACCCCCGGCAGGGTTTCATCCAACCATGCACGCAGCTTTTGCAGGATCGGCAGGCTGTGGGTCTGGCGCGCCTCGAAGCGCTGCGCATCGCTCGCTGTTTTCAGCTTGGCCTCGATACGATATAGCCGGGCGAACAGATCCAGCGCGTGGTCTGCGCGGGCACTCTTGCCTTTGGGGCTGACCCGTTTGGCTTCGACGAACTTGCGCCGAGCATGGGCTGCGCACGCCAGGTGCTCCACACCGGGCAGGCGCGCCACCGGCGCGTAGCCTTCGTACCCGTCGGTCATCAGGTAACCCTGCCAGCCTTCGAGCAGGCGTACCGGTATCTGCCCCGAACGGCTCGCCTCGTAATCAAACAACACCACCGTGCGCCCCGGCGGCCCGCCGCGCTGCACCCACATATAACTTTTAGAGGTCGGACTTCGCCCTGGTTCTTTCAACACTTGAACCGTGGTTTCATCCATGTGGATGACGGGCGCATCCAGCAAGGTGTCGCGGGCCAGATTGTGCAGCGGCTGCAAGGCCTGGGCGAGCCTGATCATGGCCCGCGTCA encodes:
- the ccmE gene encoding cytochrome c maturation protein CcmE, whose translation is MKNRHKRIALIAGGVAAFGIATALVLNAFQSNLVFFFTPTQVSAGEAPQERTFRVGGMVQTGSVQRQSDGLTVKFVVTDTAKMIPVSYTGILPDLFSEGKGVVAQGKLGADGLFRAEEVLAKHDENYMPPEAQHALDEAAKNMITVRP
- the tnpC gene encoding IS66 family transposase, giving the protein MQSEFERKLQEGIAAGVATGVAEAVQRILEQWRLARHQVFGPSSESHQGELFNEVEALAEQAADLEDAHEGAPAHNTPRPKRGHRRALPPELPRVEFLVDVPEAERQCACGTPMVRIGEDVSEQLDIVPMQIRVIRTVRPRYACPKGDQAPVQQPASAQVLPRSNFSAGFLAMMAVVKYVDGLPLARFEKVMARHQVDVPRQSMTRAMIRLAQALQPLHNLARDTLLDAPVIHMDETTVQVLKEPGRSPTSKSYMWVQRGGPPGRTVVLFDYEASRSGQIPVRLLEGWQGYLMTDGYEGYAPVARLPGVEHLACAAHARRKFVEAKRVSPKGKSARADHALDLFARLYRIEAKLKTASDAQRFEARQTHSLPILQKLRAWLDETLPGVTPRSKLGEALGYLHKVWPRLIRYTECGDLPIDNNPAENAIRPFVIGRKAWLFADTPAGAHASAVLYSLLETAKANGREPYAWLRFVLEHLPMAQTVDEIEALLPWNTHDQDLAMNLAAWE
- the ccmB gene encoding heme exporter protein CcmB, which produces MSDAFGLSVLCGMIQRDLRLAMRRKSDVLTPLFFFVIVVSLFPLGIGAERDTLRQIAPGILWVVALLASMLSLDRLFEQDYADGTLEQMALSPAPLGMLVLGKVVAYWLLTGLPLTLLAPLLALQFDLPTPSLLVLAASLAIGTPVLGFIGAIGASLTLGLRGGSVLVALLVLPLYVPVLIFGAGSVDAAAVGLGATAHLSLLGAVLVLTAFFAPWATTVALRIALE
- the ccmC gene encoding heme ABC transporter permease CcmC, which translates into the protein MINWFKYSSPKMFYPLAGKLIPWFAAAAAILTIIGMYVGFFMAPTDAQQGEGYRIIFLHVPVSWMSMFIYLVMAFWAAIGLAFNNRLAAMMASALAPTGAMFTFLSLWTGALWGKPMWGTWWVWDARLTSELILLFLYIGFMALQSAVDEPRRADKAGAVLALVGVVNIPIIYFSVQWWNTLHQGASVSLTQAPSMAMVMLVGMLIMALASWMYTVAIVLMRVRCIILEREHHAGWLDELKEVKQ
- the ccmA gene encoding cytochrome c biogenesis heme-transporting ATPase CcmA, giving the protein MLEVINLDCVRGERRLFHHLNFQLKAGECLLVHGQNGSGKTSLLRMLVGLTPAAGGAIHWQGNPIKTLGDDYRRALLYCGHPIGLKDDLSAIENLTFSMALADEAVTLEAAYQALGHAGLRGREHLPVRTLSQGQKRRANLTKILLQKRTLWVLDEPLTALDAQASLWLISEIDCHLSSGGMVVLTSHQNIALSGKTQLLRVGP
- a CDS encoding heavy metal-associated domain-containing protein, encoding MNALTLPKDVLTTANSLSIEGLVRTLCVGLVELALKAVPGVTEATTSLATKWAGVR
- a CDS encoding heme lyase CcmF/NrfE family subunit, encoding MIAELGHFSLILTLFVALAQGCLALAGAARGNAVWIAFARPAARAQFLLIIFSFATLGWSFIVKDFSVTYVAQNSNSQLPLLYRIAAVWGGHEGSLLLWLLMQTGWAYAVSVFSKQLPDVMVARVLGVLGLVTAGFLLFVLLTSNPFERLVPAPIEGMDLNPLLQDIGLIFHPPLLYMGYVGFSVAFAFAIAALLAGQLDSTWARWSRPWATAAWLFLTLGIALGSWWAYYELGWGGWWFWDPVENSSFIPWLVGTALIHSLAVTEKRASFKNWTVLLAISTFSLSLLGAFLVRSGVLTSVHAFATDPRRGVFILMLFAVVVGSSLVLFALRAPKVGMGGRFELISRESLLLVNNVLLAVAAGAVILGTLYPLFIDALGLGKLSVGPPYFNAVFIPLMVPALLLMAVGPVANWKSAKISALIKHLHVPAAVALVIGVGAPFMLGRWSALVALGLALATWIATAVVKGIVDRMRATRTGLRAQPRSWLGMHLAHLGIAVFVAGVTLVMGYETEQDVRMTPGSTVSTGGYELKFLGVNKAQGPNYVAEVGDIELSRDGRTLRLLHPEKRSYISSEMPMTEAAIDANGLRHLYIALGEPLADGAWSVRVYYKPFVDWIWIGCILMALGGLLAISDRRYRLKRRERKAALVAGGATA
- the ccmD gene encoding heme exporter protein CcmD, with the translated sequence MDVYGGDRADARALHHFGTRTPCWMVGRIEGGKAMNWTNPAEFFAMGGYGQYVWGSFGVAIVVLCAEWLLLRQRRLAALSQVKRQLILRKEESR
- a CDS encoding MerR family transcriptional regulator, with translation MNIGRVAKDSGVSTKMIRYYERIGLLPPASRRKSGYRSYSLSDVHVLRFIRRGRDLGFSVADLNELLSLWRDSSRQSADVKRNAAAHMAELHGKINSLEQIANALQTLIECCSDDNRPSYPDMADPEHTN